Genomic DNA from Kluyveromyces lactis strain NRRL Y-1140 chromosome C complete sequence:
ATGCTAACTCGATTTGGTAAGAGAAAGCTGGTCAATTCTGGCCCTTCTAGcttgattttgaaatctttacaAAAACCAATACTTCATCAACATACTAGATTAATGCACTCAAGAGATGACGGGAAGTCTACCGATGCTGCTAACCAGCCGGATGCTACAGCAACTACGCTTACGGATAAACATGAATACCAAAGGGTGTTTATGAACAATTCTGCAGTCACAGAAGGTTTTAAAGCTACTTGGGTCAATGCTCTTGCcgaaagaaagaagcaattGGCACAGGGGAAAATTATAGACTCGTACAGTTATAACAGCGTCAAATCTACCGAAGTTGGTGAAAAGACCCGTGCCGATTCGTTTACTTACTTGACTTTGcctttcaaagatgatcCAATTATCGCTGACTTTTACGTCAATGCCGGTGGTAGAATTAGAATGGGTcaaattttccaagatCTAGATGCCTTGGCTGGTAGAATCGCTTATAGACATACTTCTCCAGCGGAGCCCGTTATCGTTACTGCGTCTGTGGATCGTATTTATATGTTGAAACCTTTGGACCACATCAGTGATTACAATGTTGTGTTGTCTGGTACTGTTGTATGGACAGGTAGATCATCAATGGAAATCGCTATCAAGGCTTCTGCAATTCAAGGTGCCATCCCTAGCGAGATTAACGAGTCAACCCTCTCAGATGAGGACACTTTCCTAACTGCTTCCTTCACTTTTGTGGCAAGAAACCCAGAAACTCATAAATCGTTGCCTATCAACAAGTTACTACCTTTAAACGAAAAAGAGTGGATGGATTTCAGACGTGCTGAATCTCACAACGCTGCCAAGAAACTCCGTGCAAAGAATGAGAATTTAGATACTAATCCACCTACTGACGATGAATCTTCCATCATCCATAAAATGTGGCAAGCATCAAAGGAGCTCAGTACAATGGAAAGTAAACCTTTCAACGTTATGCTGATGGAGGACACAAATGTTAAATCAACAATGTTCATGCAACCTCAGT
This window encodes:
- a CDS encoding uncharacterized protein (conserved hypothetical protein), with protein sequence MLTRFGKRKLVNSGPSSLILKSLQKPILHQHTRLMHSRDDGKSTDAANQPDATATTLTDKHEYQRVFMNNSAVTEGFKATWVNALAERKKQLAQGKIIDSYSYNSVKSTEVGEKTRADSFTYLTLPFKDDPIIADFYVNAGGRIRMGQIFQDLDALAGRIAYRHTSPAEPVIVTASVDRIYMLKPLDHISDYNVVLSGTVVWTGRSSMEIAIKASAIQGAIPSEINESTLSDEDTFLTASFTFVARNPETHKSLPINKLLPLNEKEWMDFRRAESHNAAKKLRAKNENLDTNPPTDDESSIIHKMWQASKELSTMESKPFNVMLMEDTNVKSTMFMQPQYRNRHSYMIFGGYLMRQTFELAYCAASSFSHSLPRFISLDSTTFRAPVPVGSILHMDATVVYTEHLHETASQPKVAASVVDKEVDGNTIFHFEPTAVNNISVNKDDFLSKPGTIIQVKVNTVVQALDSEKQTKSGSFIYSFFAPRDYDSEKPGSPGYATVIPQTYSEMIEYIEGRRRAIETAAYAKTMKRVSKL